One window of the Fibrobacter sp. UWB4 genome contains the following:
- a CDS encoding response regulator transcription factor: MTQNTSSTNILIIEDEIAIAEGLVDLCELNGYRVKHVVDGESGLAEALSGQYGLVLLDLMLPGMDGFTVCDKIREKDKSLPIIILSAKNSDDDIINGLKFGADDYIPKPFSVPMLLARIEAVLRRSRQTMENEGKLVAGNLRVNFREYTGVRGTEELAFTRKEIEILEYLWNNRDHAIPRSELLRKVWGYENAESVDTRTVDIHITKLRKKIEDDPAHPKLLVTFRGEGYQMRSAPECEKTV, encoded by the coding sequence ATGACTCAAAATACAAGCAGCACAAACATCCTCATCATCGAAGATGAAATTGCCATTGCCGAAGGTCTCGTAGATCTCTGCGAACTCAACGGTTATCGCGTTAAACACGTTGTTGACGGCGAAAGCGGCCTTGCCGAAGCCCTTTCTGGACAGTATGGACTTGTACTCCTGGATCTCATGCTTCCGGGCATGGACGGGTTTACTGTTTGCGACAAGATCCGCGAAAAGGACAAGAGCCTCCCGATCATCATCCTTTCTGCAAAGAACTCCGATGACGATATCATCAACGGCCTCAAGTTCGGCGCCGACGACTACATCCCGAAGCCATTCTCCGTGCCGATGCTCCTTGCACGTATCGAAGCCGTGCTTCGCCGTAGCCGCCAGACGATGGAAAACGAAGGCAAGCTTGTTGCTGGCAATCTCCGCGTGAACTTCCGCGAATACACTGGCGTTCGCGGTACGGAAGAACTCGCGTTCACCCGCAAGGAAATTGAAATTCTTGAATACCTCTGGAACAATCGCGACCATGCCATTCCGCGTTCCGAACTTCTCCGCAAGGTCTGGGGTTACGAAAACGCTGAATCCGTGGATACTCGTACGGTTGATATTCACATCACCAAGCTCCGCAAGAAGATTGAAGACGATCCGGCACACCCGAAGCTGCTCGTCACTTTCCGCGGTGAAGGTTACCAGATGCGCTCGGCACCAGAATGCGAGAAAACAGTATAA